A genome region from Nocardia sp. NBC_00565 includes the following:
- the fadD32 gene encoding long-chain-fatty-acid--AMP ligase FadD32, whose product MEETFDDYLDETGNIRIPDDHTLVDHVEKHTRNDANTLAYRYIDYSRERDGEAQELTWREFGIRLRAVAARLQQVTNPGDRVAILAPQGLDYVISFFAAIYAGTISVPLFDPDEPGHTDRLHAVLGDCEPAAILTASSSAAGVRQFFRSLPAAQRPRIIAVDAIPDSVGETWVRPDIAIDDIAYLQYTSGSTRVPAGVEITHRAVGTNLLQMVDAINLDWNSRGVTWLPLFHDMGLLTVILPAVGGKFITIMSPSAFVRRPYRWIKELAAQSDGAGTFAAAPNFAFEHAAARGLPKPGESLDLSNVIGLINGSEPVTTSSMKKFNDAFAPYGLPKTAIKPCYGMAEATLFVSATKAEDEAKVVYVDRNELNAGRMIKVEQGTENAIAQVSCGYVALSQWAAIVDPETVDSDGGGHELADGQVGEIWLHGNNMGIGYWGRPDETSATFRNKVAHRLGEGSHAEDTPADANWMRTGDYGVYFEGELYITGRVKDLVIVDGRNHYPQDLEFSAQEASKALRPGFVAAFSVPANQLPAEVFEQGSHSGLNFDADDASEQLVIVAERGPGAGKADPLPIADAVRAAVSQRHGVTVRDVLLVPAGSIPRTSSGKIARRACKTAYLEGTLRGGYTQQAFPDAPEE is encoded by the coding sequence ATGGAAGAGACTTTCGACGATTACCTGGATGAGACCGGGAACATCCGTATTCCCGACGATCACACCCTGGTAGACCACGTCGAGAAGCACACCCGCAACGACGCGAACACCCTCGCGTACCGCTACATCGATTACTCGCGTGAGCGGGATGGTGAGGCACAGGAGCTCACGTGGCGTGAGTTCGGCATTCGGCTGCGCGCGGTGGCCGCTCGACTGCAGCAGGTGACCAATCCGGGCGACCGGGTCGCGATCCTCGCCCCGCAGGGCCTGGATTACGTGATCTCCTTCTTCGCCGCCATCTACGCGGGCACCATCTCGGTGCCGCTGTTCGACCCCGACGAGCCGGGTCACACCGATCGGCTGCACGCGGTGCTCGGCGACTGCGAGCCCGCCGCGATCCTGACCGCCAGCTCCTCGGCGGCCGGGGTGCGTCAGTTCTTCCGCTCGCTGCCCGCCGCGCAACGCCCGCGCATCATCGCCGTCGACGCCATTCCCGACAGCGTCGGCGAGACCTGGGTGCGCCCGGATATCGCCATCGATGACATCGCCTACCTGCAGTACACCTCGGGCTCGACGCGTGTCCCGGCCGGTGTCGAGATCACCCACCGCGCGGTCGGCACCAACCTGCTGCAGATGGTCGACGCGATCAACCTGGACTGGAACTCGCGCGGTGTCACCTGGCTGCCGCTGTTCCACGATATGGGCCTGCTCACGGTGATCCTGCCCGCGGTCGGCGGCAAGTTCATCACGATCATGTCGCCCAGTGCGTTCGTGCGGCGGCCCTACCGCTGGATCAAGGAGCTGGCGGCGCAGTCCGACGGTGCCGGTACCTTCGCCGCGGCACCGAACTTCGCATTCGAGCACGCCGCGGCGCGCGGTCTGCCGAAGCCGGGCGAGTCGCTGGATCTGTCGAATGTCATCGGCCTGATCAATGGTTCCGAGCCGGTGACCACCTCGTCGATGAAGAAGTTCAACGACGCGTTCGCGCCCTACGGCCTGCCCAAGACCGCGATCAAGCCCTGCTACGGCATGGCCGAGGCGACGCTGTTCGTCTCCGCGACCAAGGCCGAGGACGAGGCCAAGGTCGTCTATGTCGACCGCAACGAGCTCAACGCGGGTCGCATGATCAAGGTCGAGCAGGGCACCGAGAACGCCATCGCGCAGGTCTCCTGCGGCTATGTCGCACTGTCGCAGTGGGCTGCCATCGTGGATCCGGAGACCGTCGATTCCGACGGCGGCGGGCATGAGCTGGCCGACGGCCAGGTCGGTGAGATCTGGCTGCACGGCAACAATATGGGCATCGGCTACTGGGGTCGTCCGGACGAGACCTCCGCGACCTTCCGCAACAAGGTCGCCCATCGCCTGGGCGAGGGCAGCCACGCCGAGGACACCCCGGCCGATGCGAACTGGATGCGCACCGGCGACTACGGCGTGTACTTCGAAGGCGAGTTGTACATCACGGGGCGGGTGAAGGACCTCGTGATCGTCGACGGCCGTAATCACTACCCGCAGGATCTCGAGTTCTCCGCGCAGGAAGCCTCGAAGGCGCTGCGACCGGGCTTCGTCGCCGCGTTCTCGGTACCCGCGAACCAGCTGCCCGCCGAGGTGTTCGAACAGGGCAGCCATTCGGGACTGAACTTCGACGCCGATGACGCCTCCGAACAGCTCGTTATCGTGGCCGAGCGCGGGCCGGGCGCCGGTAAGGCCGATCCCCTGCCGATCGCCGACGCGGTCCGTGCGGCGGTATCCCAGCGCCACGGCGTAACCGTGCGCGACGTGCTCTTGGTCCCCGCCGGTTCGATTCCACGGACCTCCAGCGGAAAGATCGCGCGGCGCGCCTGCAAGACTGCTTATCTGGAGGGAACGCTGCGGGGCGGTTACACCCAGCAGGCCTTCCCCGATGCACCGGAAGAGTAA
- a CDS encoding LLM class F420-dependent oxidoreductase → MTEAAPATTASREADAEVTALGTPLRPFRFAAAGEGNKQEGGARKFVRTAQTAEEYGFDTFVVPDHLGDQIGPIAALGALTQATERIRLGTSVLANGFRHPVVLAKDLATIDVLSKGRLEVGVGAGWKQDEFAAAGLPYEAPGVRLAKLDETLTILDVLLRGQECTFEGKYYQVHGVKGTPRPRQGPRPPICTGGGGPKMLRLAAKHADIVSVVPVTTKNGKGLLSGITLDKTIEKVNLIKEAAGDRFADIELNWAITAIVITDDREKTAEMALSAIERGLHPDLEVDVKLSVEDILASPYVAIGTFEEIAEQIRQVRQLTSMSYVGVFPTQMDAFAPIIPLLRDE, encoded by the coding sequence ATGACAGAAGCCGCACCGGCCACCACGGCGAGCCGTGAAGCGGATGCTGAGGTGACCGCGCTGGGTACTCCTCTTCGGCCTTTCCGCTTCGCGGCAGCGGGCGAGGGAAATAAGCAAGAAGGCGGTGCCAGAAAGTTCGTCCGGACCGCGCAGACCGCGGAGGAATACGGTTTCGACACCTTCGTCGTGCCCGACCACCTGGGTGACCAGATCGGCCCGATCGCCGCGCTCGGCGCGCTGACCCAGGCCACCGAGCGGATCCGGCTGGGAACGTCGGTGCTGGCGAATGGTTTCCGGCACCCGGTCGTGCTGGCCAAGGATCTCGCGACCATCGACGTGCTGTCGAAGGGCCGCCTCGAGGTCGGCGTCGGCGCGGGCTGGAAGCAGGACGAATTCGCCGCCGCCGGCCTGCCGTACGAGGCGCCCGGCGTCCGGCTGGCGAAGCTGGACGAGACGCTGACCATCCTGGATGTGCTGCTGCGTGGCCAGGAGTGCACCTTCGAGGGCAAGTACTACCAGGTGCACGGCGTCAAGGGCACGCCACGACCGCGGCAGGGCCCGCGCCCGCCGATCTGTACCGGCGGCGGCGGACCGAAGATGCTGCGCCTGGCCGCTAAGCACGCCGATATTGTCTCGGTCGTTCCGGTCACCACCAAGAACGGCAAGGGTCTGCTCTCCGGCATCACCTTGGACAAGACCATCGAGAAGGTGAACCTGATCAAGGAAGCGGCTGGTGATCGTTTCGCCGATATCGAACTGAACTGGGCCATCACCGCGATCGTCATCACCGACGATCGAGAGAAGACCGCCGAGATGGCGCTGTCCGCGATCGAACGCGGTCTGCACCCGGACCTCGAGGTGGACGTCAAGCTGTCGGTCGAGGACATCCTTGCCTCGCCGTATGTGGCGATCGGCACATTCGAGGAGATCGCCGAACAGATCCGTCAGGTGCGGCAACTCACATCGATGTCCTATGTCGGTGTGTTCCCGACCCAGATGGACGCGTTCGCGCCGATTATTCCGCTGCTGCGGGATGAGTGA
- a CDS encoding cutinase family protein: protein MSARSGATSRRSRKPAGCLLFIALAVFVVVIAVLLWFVLAGRLRPPKPGPKPPPTPPTSQPASCPDVQMISVPGTWESNSNDDPHNPTANPISLMLNVSGPVSQQFAQGRLDVYTTPYVAQFSNPIAIPPDGQQSYNNSRSEGWQRTVDMMANRYRECPLTSYVLAGFSQGAVIAGDIANQIGADKGPVPADKVLGVMLIADGRRTGENGPGQAGQIGTAPTGVGAEVALNGLKVPGITMTGPRSGGFGSLADRTYTICAPGDMICDSPRDALSPLNIMGSVLTLMRAVGNPVHSLYNGYVVDGDGTTATQWTVNWADGLIDGAPHPAHS, encoded by the coding sequence GTGAGTGCGCGTAGCGGTGCGACCTCGCGCCGGTCCCGAAAACCGGCGGGGTGTCTGCTGTTCATCGCGCTGGCGGTGTTCGTCGTCGTCATCGCGGTGCTGCTGTGGTTCGTGCTCGCCGGTCGGCTGCGCCCGCCGAAGCCGGGGCCCAAACCGCCGCCGACACCGCCGACCTCGCAACCGGCCTCGTGCCCGGATGTGCAGATGATCTCGGTGCCCGGCACCTGGGAGTCGAACAGCAACGACGATCCGCACAATCCGACGGCCAATCCGATCTCGTTGATGCTCAATGTCTCCGGGCCGGTGTCGCAGCAGTTCGCGCAGGGGCGGCTGGACGTCTACACCACCCCGTATGTCGCGCAGTTCTCCAATCCGATCGCAATCCCGCCGGATGGCCAGCAGTCGTACAACAACAGCCGCTCGGAGGGTTGGCAGCGCACCGTCGACATGATGGCGAATCGGTATCGCGAATGCCCGCTGACCAGCTATGTGCTCGCCGGGTTCTCCCAGGGTGCGGTGATCGCGGGCGATATCGCCAACCAGATCGGCGCGGACAAGGGCCCGGTACCCGCGGACAAGGTGCTCGGTGTGATGCTTATCGCCGACGGCCGCCGGACCGGTGAGAACGGGCCGGGCCAGGCCGGCCAGATCGGCACGGCGCCGACGGGTGTCGGCGCCGAGGTTGCGCTCAACGGGCTGAAGGTGCCGGGTATCACGATGACCGGTCCGCGCTCGGGTGGCTTCGGCTCACTTGCCGACCGCACCTACACCATCTGCGCCCCCGGCGACATGATCTGCGATTCGCCGCGAGATGCGTTGAGCCCCCTGAACATCATGGGCAGCGTGCTGACCCTGATGCGCGCGGTGGGCAACCCGGTGCACAGTCTGTACAACGGGTACGTGGTCGACGGCGATGGCACGACCGCGACGCAGTGGACCGTGAACTGGGCCGATGGATTGATCGACGGGGCGCCCCATCCGGCGCATTCGTGA
- a CDS encoding DUF732 domain-containing protein, producing MHRTRGKVIGVVVGIAATGLLAACGDNDSTASSTPTLSHSTTATSPTTAATSAGATGQSQAPEPAQTSTDTATPERPQPVPTNVVPPEDTSKLTDKDKKFLDALKAAGITPSSPDIALSIGTYVCQGVAANASDADLMTFVTAMAGSDPSFDPAKMPVEQAGRIYIDTAKATYCQ from the coding sequence ATGCATCGGACCCGTGGAAAGGTTATCGGCGTAGTCGTGGGGATCGCCGCTACCGGCTTGCTCGCTGCCTGTGGCGACAACGATTCGACCGCGTCGAGCACACCGACGCTGAGCCACAGCACGACGGCGACGTCGCCGACCACCGCCGCGACCAGCGCCGGTGCGACCGGACAGTCGCAGGCGCCCGAGCCCGCGCAGACATCGACGGATACGGCGACGCCCGAGCGCCCGCAGCCCGTCCCGACCAATGTCGTGCCGCCCGAGGACACCTCGAAGCTCACCGACAAGGACAAGAAGTTCCTGGACGCGCTGAAGGCCGCGGGCATCACCCCGTCCTCGCCGGATATCGCGCTGAGCATCGGCACTTACGTCTGTCAGGGTGTCGCGGCGAATGCCTCCGATGCGGATCTGATGACCTTCGTGACCGCGATGGCCGGGTCGGACCCGTCCTTCGATCCGGCGAAGATGCCGGTGGAACAGGCCGGAAGGATCTACATCGACACGGCTAAGGCGACGTACTGCCAGTGA
- a CDS encoding alpha/beta hydrolase-fold protein → MARVAFGRWGRRGRRNGYVARGRLALLATAVVIPLASGVSPITAPVNAEPAAAPAAGVTLQRVVWLGDRRVALWINSPSMAAPIQVQLLLARDWNIRPDAKFPALYMLDGLRATDDENGWTHQAGAVDFFADKNVTVVLPVGGQASFYSDWLQPNNGHNYKWETFLTKELPPLLESQWRTTVVRGMEGISMGGTAAMFLAGRNPNFVKYAASYSGVLTTTTLGMPQAIQFAMRDAGGFDAAAMWGPPNGPEWEGHDPYGLADKLKGISLYISSGSGSTGPFDQASGIPGVSTNYTGMGLEVLSRLTSQNFVAKLAELSIPAQVNYRPSGTHSWPYWDFEMRQSWPQAAAALGVDPNKPACQAGAAIGALAGGTSWLGDCLTGEYQVSGGTAQDFKGGRVFYAPTGGAHAVAGMIGGGYQAALGPGGPLGMPTDDEFGLPDGRGRMQAFQDGVLYWTPRTGAQVVRGAILDEWGRQGFERGPGGYPTAPEVKTPSRDGAVQSFENGPFYYSAKTGVHLVQGMILGKYAQMGYEDSPLGFPVADETPLKDFGRYSKFEGGNIYWSPLSGAWAVRSGPIMDMWSAVGYENGRLGYPTSDEFAVPGGTQQNFQTGFITVRGGKPEIHGI, encoded by the coding sequence GTGGCACGAGTTGCATTCGGCAGATGGGGAAGGCGCGGGCGGCGCAACGGATATGTGGCCCGCGGTCGTTTGGCGCTGCTAGCTACCGCCGTCGTGATTCCGCTCGCCTCCGGTGTTTCCCCGATTACCGCCCCCGTAAACGCAGAGCCCGCCGCGGCACCGGCCGCGGGGGTGACACTGCAGCGGGTGGTGTGGCTCGGCGATCGGCGCGTTGCGCTGTGGATCAACTCGCCCTCGATGGCCGCGCCCATCCAGGTGCAGCTGTTGCTCGCCAGGGATTGGAATATCCGGCCCGACGCGAAGTTTCCGGCGCTGTACATGCTCGATGGTCTGCGCGCCACCGATGACGAGAACGGCTGGACCCACCAGGCGGGTGCGGTGGATTTCTTCGCCGACAAGAACGTCACCGTGGTGTTGCCGGTCGGCGGCCAGGCCAGCTTCTATTCGGACTGGCTGCAGCCGAACAACGGTCACAACTACAAGTGGGAAACCTTCCTGACCAAGGAACTGCCGCCGCTGCTGGAGAGCCAGTGGCGGACCACGGTTGTCCGTGGCATGGAAGGCATTTCGATGGGCGGTACGGCCGCGATGTTCCTGGCCGGGCGTAACCCGAACTTCGTCAAGTACGCCGCCTCGTACTCCGGTGTGCTGACCACGACCACGCTCGGCATGCCGCAGGCGATCCAGTTCGCCATGCGCGATGCGGGCGGCTTCGACGCGGCCGCCATGTGGGGTCCGCCGAACGGCCCCGAATGGGAAGGTCACGACCCCTACGGACTGGCGGACAAGCTGAAGGGCATCAGCCTCTACATCTCCAGCGGCAGCGGCTCGACCGGGCCGTTCGACCAGGCCAGCGGAATTCCCGGGGTCAGCACGAACTACACGGGCATGGGGCTGGAGGTCCTGTCCCGGCTGACCTCCCAGAATTTCGTGGCCAAACTTGCCGAGCTATCGATCCCGGCCCAGGTGAATTACCGTCCCTCCGGCACCCATTCGTGGCCGTACTGGGATTTCGAAATGCGTCAGTCCTGGCCGCAGGCCGCTGCCGCGCTCGGCGTCGATCCGAACAAACCGGCCTGCCAGGCCGGCGCCGCGATCGGCGCGCTGGCCGGCGGCACCAGCTGGCTCGGTGACTGCCTCACCGGCGAGTACCAGGTGAGCGGCGGTACCGCGCAGGACTTCAAGGGCGGTCGGGTCTTCTACGCGCCGACGGGCGGTGCGCACGCGGTCGCCGGCATGATCGGCGGCGGCTATCAGGCGGCGCTGGGACCGGGCGGTCCGCTCGGCATGCCGACCGACGACGAGTTCGGGCTGCCGGACGGCCGCGGCCGCATGCAGGCCTTCCAGGACGGCGTGCTCTATTGGACCCCGCGGACCGGCGCCCAGGTGGTGCGCGGCGCGATCCTCGACGAATGGGGCAGGCAGGGCTTCGAGCGCGGACCGGGCGGCTATCCCACGGCGCCGGAGGTCAAGACCCCGAGCCGGGACGGCGCGGTGCAGTCCTTCGAGAACGGCCCGTTCTACTACAGCGCGAAGACCGGTGTGCACCTGGTACAGGGGATGATCCTGGGTAAGTACGCCCAAATGGGTTACGAGGACAGTCCGCTCGGTTTCCCGGTCGCCGACGAGACCCCGCTGAAGGACTTCGGCCGCTACAGCAAGTTCGAGGGCGGAAATATCTACTGGAGTCCGCTCTCGGGCGCCTGGGCGGTGCGTTCGGGCCCGATCATGGATATGTGGTCGGCGGTCGGCTATGAGAACGGCAGGCTCGGCTATCCGACCAGTGACGAGTTCGCTGTTCCCGGTGGCACTCAGCAGAATTTCCAGACCGGATTCATCACCGTGCGCGGCGGCAAACCCGAAATTCACGGAATCTAA
- a CDS encoding alpha/beta hydrolase yields MRFGRAAAPKRTKSGRRGTPRGWRNRILGVGAAALALPIAAGVTGPTVAMAAPMHGPALRTPSGGFEDLMVPSVMGPIKVQVQWAARGGDAALYLLDGLRARDDRNAWSFETNALQQFGNDNISLIMPVGGQSSFYADWYSPSNTNGQKTTYKWETFLSKELPDFLAGYGVSRTNNAIVGLSMGGSAALAMAAYHRDQFKFAASYSGYLNISAPGMREAIRVAMLDAGRYNVDSMAAPWSSQWLRMDPFVFAPQLRGLPMYISASSGLPGQFDQPNSAVGVFNTGTAMALEALSLVNTRAFQSRLASLGIPARFDFPASGTHSWKYWEGELFNSRNQILDATGGW; encoded by the coding sequence ATGCGTTTCGGCAGGGCGGCCGCGCCGAAGAGAACCAAGTCGGGACGGCGAGGTACTCCTCGTGGTTGGCGTAATCGAATTCTGGGTGTCGGAGCCGCTGCACTAGCGCTGCCGATTGCCGCAGGTGTGACGGGCCCGACCGTCGCAATGGCCGCGCCGATGCACGGCCCCGCATTGCGGACGCCGTCGGGCGGCTTCGAGGATCTGATGGTCCCGTCGGTGATGGGCCCGATCAAGGTCCAGGTGCAGTGGGCAGCGCGCGGCGGCGACGCGGCGCTTTACCTGCTCGACGGCCTGCGTGCGCGTGACGACCGCAATGCGTGGTCGTTCGAGACGAATGCCCTCCAGCAGTTCGGGAACGACAACATCTCGCTGATCATGCCGGTCGGCGGCCAGTCGAGCTTCTACGCAGACTGGTACAGCCCGAGCAACACCAATGGCCAGAAGACCACCTACAAGTGGGAAACCTTCCTGTCCAAGGAGCTGCCGGACTTCCTCGCGGGCTATGGCGTATCGCGCACCAACAACGCGATCGTGGGTCTGTCGATGGGTGGCTCCGCCGCCCTGGCGATGGCGGCATACCACCGGGACCAGTTCAAGTTCGCCGCCTCCTACTCCGGCTACCTGAACATCTCCGCGCCGGGTATGCGTGAGGCGATCCGCGTTGCGATGCTGGACGCGGGCCGCTATAACGTCGACTCGATGGCCGCGCCGTGGAGCTCGCAGTGGCTGCGGATGGACCCGTTCGTCTTCGCGCCGCAGTTGCGGGGTCTGCCGATGTACATCTCGGCGTCCAGCGGTCTGCCCGGGCAGTTCGATCAGCCGAACTCGGCGGTCGGCGTCTTCAACACCGGTACCGCGATGGCGCTCGAGGCACTCTCGCTGGTCAACACCCGGGCTTTCCAGTCTCGCCTCGCCTCGCTCGGCATCCCGGCCCGGTTCGACTTCCCGGCCAGCGGCACCCACTCCTGGAAGTACTGGGAGGGCGAGCTGTTCAACTCCCGCAACCAGATCCTCGACGCCACCGGCGGTTGGTGA
- a CDS encoding alpha/beta hydrolase-fold protein, which produces MVAAVGDRSGPRVDAVAAVGLTAPAAAAFNPAGSDFWVDSSMGPTKTRIFRAADGNTRRIVCALDGLRARNDLSGWEIDTEISQVLPRWNINVVMPVGGQSSFYSDWIAPSNTNGQQRAYTWETFLTQNLRWALRDRLGFNPYGNGVFGLSMGGSAALALAAYHPDQFRYAGSYSGYLNISAPGMREGLRLALLDSLASTNAVFDCPAVGTHNWPYWTDQVFKMLPDLSANLG; this is translated from the coding sequence GTGGTTGCGGCGGTCGGTGACCGGAGTGGCCCTCGCGTTGACGCCGTCGCGGCCGTCGGTCTCACCGCGCCCGCCGCGGCCGCCTTCAACCCGGCCGGATCCGACTTCTGGGTCGACTCCAGCATGGGCCCGACCAAGACCCGCATCTTCCGCGCCGCCGACGGCAACACCCGTCGCATCGTGTGCGCACTGGACGGCCTGCGTGCCCGCAACGACCTCAGCGGCTGGGAGATCGACACCGAGATCTCCCAGGTGCTGCCGCGGTGGAATATCAACGTGGTCATGCCGGTGGGCGGTCAGTCCAGTTTCTATTCGGACTGGATCGCGCCGAGCAACACCAACGGTCAGCAGCGCGCCTACACCTGGGAGACGTTCCTGACCCAGAACCTGCGGTGGGCGCTGCGCGACCGGCTCGGCTTCAACCCGTACGGCAACGGTGTGTTCGGACTGTCCATGGGCGGCAGCGCGGCACTGGCGCTGGCCGCCTACCACCCAGATCAATTCCGGTATGCCGGTTCGTATTCGGGCTATCTGAATATCTCCGCGCCCGGTATGCGCGAGGGGCTGCGACTGGCGCTGCTGGACTCGCTCGCCTCGACCAACGCGGTCTTCGACTGCCCGGCGGTCGGCACGCACAACTGGCCCTACTGGACCGACCAAGTGTTCAAGATGCTGCCGGATCTGAGCGCGAACCTAGGGTGA
- a CDS encoding alpha/beta hydrolase family protein has product MLLPLGISIAGSGATAAAGFNPAMFDFWVDSGMGPIKTRVLRAADGNTNRVVYALDGLRAPETLSGWEIETNVAEQMASWNINVVMPVGGMSSFYADWNATSEFLGIPAGSGSNSGSGAMNALSGGPGKSYRYQWETFLTQNLRWALRDRLGFNPYGNGVFGLSMGGSAALTLAAYHPDQFRFAGSYSGFLNNSAPGMREAIRVAMMDAGGYNVDSMAPPWGPQWLRMDPFVFAPNLAQNGTRLWIAAASGLPTSQDGPSFNTLNGMALETLALANTRAFQVRMATLGGGNAVYDFPTFGIHAWNNWQDEFSRMLPDLSANIG; this is encoded by the coding sequence ATGCTGTTACCGCTCGGAATCTCGATCGCGGGCAGCGGCGCGACCGCAGCGGCGGGCTTCAACCCCGCGATGTTCGACTTCTGGGTCGATTCCGGCATGGGCCCGATCAAGACCCGAGTGTTGCGTGCCGCGGACGGCAATACCAACCGCGTCGTGTACGCGCTCGACGGCCTGCGGGCACCGGAGACGTTGAGCGGTTGGGAGATCGAGACCAACGTCGCCGAGCAGATGGCGAGCTGGAATATCAACGTCGTCATGCCGGTCGGTGGCATGTCGAGCTTCTATGCCGACTGGAACGCGACCAGTGAGTTTCTCGGCATCCCGGCGGGCAGCGGCTCGAATTCCGGCTCCGGCGCGATGAACGCGCTCTCGGGCGGCCCGGGTAAGAGCTACCGGTATCAGTGGGAGACGTTCCTGACCCAGAACCTGCGCTGGGCGCTGCGCGACCGGCTCGGCTTCAACCCATACGGCAACGGCGTCTTCGGGCTGTCCATGGGCGGCAGCGCCGCACTCACGCTGGCCGCGTATCACCCCGACCAGTTCAGATTCGCGGGTTCGTACTCCGGCTTCCTGAACAACTCCGCGCCGGGTATGCGTGAGGCGATCAGGGTGGCGATGATGGACGCGGGCGGCTACAACGTGGACTCGATGGCGCCGCCGTGGGGCCCGCAGTGGCTGCGGATGGATCCGTTCGTCTTCGCGCCCAACCTGGCGCAGAACGGCACCAGGCTGTGGATCGCCGCCGCGAGCGGATTGCCGACCTCCCAGGACGGTCCGAGCTTCAACACGCTCAACGGCATGGCCCTGGAGACGTTGGCGCTGGCCAACACCCGGGCCTTCCAGGTGCGCATGGCGACGCTGGGCGGTGGCAATGCCGTCTACGATTTCCCGACCTTTGGCATCCACGCCTGGAACAACTGGCAGGACGAGTTCAGCCGCATGCTTCCGGACCTCTCCGCCAACATCGGTTGA
- a CDS encoding alpha/beta hydrolase — protein sequence MSLAILLPLGVSVAGPAGSASAAFNPDAFDFWVDSSMGPIKSRIFRAADGNTGRVVYALDGMRARGDLNGWEAETEVARELTKWNINVVMPVGGPSSFYADWNAPGNFLGMSTGSSGSANGSSSGSAMTGSSGWNETLGKSNTYKWETFLTSDLRNALRDRLGFSPTRNGVFGLSMGGSAALTLSAYHPDQFVYAGSYSGYLNVSAPGMREALRVAMISAGGYNIDAMAPPWGPQWLRMDPFVFAPRLIQNNTRLWVAAGSALPGPADASAPLDIIQGTPLEALALVNTRAFQVRMATLGAQNVTYSFPSVGIHNWHNWESEVYRMIPDLSANIG from the coding sequence ATGTCCCTGGCTATCTTGCTGCCGCTCGGGGTGTCAGTAGCAGGTCCGGCGGGTTCCGCGTCGGCGGCGTTCAATCCGGACGCCTTCGATTTCTGGGTGGACTCCAGCATGGGGCCGATCAAGTCGCGGATCTTCCGCGCCGCGGACGGCAATACCGGGCGCGTGGTGTACGCGCTGGACGGCATGCGGGCCCGCGGTGACCTCAACGGCTGGGAGGCCGAGACCGAGGTCGCCCGTGAGCTCACCAAGTGGAACATCAACGTCGTCATGCCGGTCGGCGGCCCGTCCAGCTTCTACGCGGACTGGAACGCGCCGGGCAACTTCCTCGGCATGAGCACCGGATCCTCGGGTTCGGCCAACGGTTCCTCCTCCGGTTCCGCGATGACGGGCTCCTCCGGCTGGAACGAAACGCTCGGCAAGTCGAACACCTACAAGTGGGAGACCTTCCTCACCAGCGACCTGCGCAACGCACTGCGTGACCGCCTGGGCTTCAGCCCGACCCGCAACGGCGTCTTCGGCCTGTCCATGGGCGGCAGCGCCGCGCTGACGCTGTCGGCCTACCACCCGGACCAGTTCGTCTATGCCGGTTCGTACTCCGGCTACCTGAACGTCTCCGCGCCGGGCATGCGCGAGGCGCTGCGCGTGGCCATGATCAGCGCCGGCGGCTACAACATCGACGCGATGGCGCCGCCGTGGGGCCCACAGTGGCTGCGGATGGATCCGTTCGTCTTCGCGCCGCGACTGATCCAGAACAACACCAGGCTCTGGGTCGCCGCCGGTAGCGCGCTGCCCGGCCCGGCCGACGCCTCCGCGCCGCTGGACATCATCCAGGGCACACCGCTCGAGGCGCTCGCATTGGTCAACACCCGTGCCTTCCAGGTCCGGATGGCGACGCTGGGTGCCCAGAATGTCACCTACAGCTTCCCGTCGGTCGGCATCCACAACTGGCACAACTGGGAGTCCGAGGTCTACCGGATGATCCCCGACCTCTCCGCCAATATCGGTTGA